AAAGCACTACAAAGCTTAATCGTTTTAACAGAAACAAATACTGGTGATCATGTCGCAACAATTGAAGCTTCCTATTTAACAACACTTCGCACAGGAGCAATGAGCGGTATCGCGACAAAACATTTCGCTCGTCAAAATGCTAATGTCTGCGTTGTCATTGGGTGCGGCGCTCAAGCGCTCGGACAAATACAAGCCGTTATGGAAGTTCGCCCGGTAACTCGCATTCTCCTCGTCAATCGGACAATGCAAAAAGCATTTGAATTTAAAAATATCTTACTCTCCTTATATCCGAATTGGAGCGGGTCGATTGAAATTATGGAATCAGCTAATGATGCTGTTGCAATAGCTGATATTGTGATTTGTAGCACTACTTCAACTACCCCTGTATTAAATGGAAACTATCTCAAACCTGGTACTCATATAAATGGAATTGGTTCTTATCAGCCCCATATGCAAGAACTTGATGTCACTACATTACAGCGCAGTGATAAAATTATTGTAGATACAATAGAAGGTGTACAACATGAAGCTGGAGATTTCTTGATTGCAAGCAAACAAAATGAATGGGATTTTTCAAACATATATAGTGAACTTGGGGATATTATTATAGGGAAGAAACAAGGACGAGCAAATCCGAATGAGATTACTTTATTTAAATCAGTTGGGGTTGCCTTTTTGGATACAGTAGTGGCGGCTTCGATTTATGAAAAGTATAGAGAGATTGTGAATATCTAAATTATATTTTTTACTTTCCCTGTACGAACAGAACTGTTATAAATACCCCTATTATATTCTTTAACGAACAGTAAGACTCCCACCTCAAAGTTCAGCGAAAGCAAAAAAATGAGGTGGGAGTAAGACTTTTAATCACTTGAAGATGAATCGCAACAGTTTTTCTAACTGTATTCACCTACTAGAATCATTCCTTT
The window above is part of the Bacillus cytotoxicus NVH 391-98 genome. Proteins encoded here:
- a CDS encoding ornithine cyclodeaminase family protein — translated: MIHITEEMVKEIYKMKDCLQDVERAFQYYMNNEIATPVRLNIQHSQEEANSLYMPSYVAPIEFASTKIVSVFPQNTQKGKKALQSLIVLTETNTGDHVATIEASYLTTLRTGAMSGIATKHFARQNANVCVVIGCGAQALGQIQAVMEVRPVTRILLVNRTMQKAFEFKNILLSLYPNWSGSIEIMESANDAVAIADIVICSTTSTTPVLNGNYLKPGTHINGIGSYQPHMQELDVTTLQRSDKIIVDTIEGVQHEAGDFLIASKQNEWDFSNIYSELGDIIIGKKQGRANPNEITLFKSVGVAFLDTVVAASIYEKYREIVNI